The following coding sequences lie in one Nerophis lumbriciformis linkage group LG02, RoL_Nlum_v2.1, whole genome shotgun sequence genomic window:
- the znf503 gene encoding zinc finger protein 503, translated as MSTSPSASVLTYLAELRATFPGSSTKPASLLLHHPPSDPLRQANRLPVKVLKMLTARSGHILHPEYLQPLPSTPVSPIELDAKKSPLALLAQTCSQIGKPDPPPSSKLSSVTSNGSTDKDSKSGPLKLSDIGVDDKSSFKPYSKPSDKKDSSSGGADKSGFRVPSATCQPFTPRTGSPNSSTSASPMPADGKCGERDDNKKESDCGKHSDGSGTSSHSRISVSCGGINVEVNQHQETTHGAKTSTSSSSSDSPSVTSVSSASVLGSGLVAPVSPYKPGQTVFPLPPAGMTYPGGLAGAYAGYPQHFMPHGGSLVNALGCSKGSSPLAGASPPSIMSASLCRDPYCLSYHCASHLAGAAGGSCGHDSAAAAAAANALKSSYPLMYPTHPMHGVHTSAPSFSGHPLYPYGFMLPNDPLPHVCNWVSANGPCDKRFSSSEELLNHLRTHTAFTGAEKLISGYPGSSSLASAAAAAMACHMHMPPSGGPGSPGTLALRSPHHALGLSTRYHPYSKSPLPTPGAPVPVPAATGPYYSPYALYGQRLTTASALGYQ; from the exons ATGAGCACATCGCCCTCGGCGTCTGTCCTGACATACCTCGCGGAGCTCAGAGCCACTTTTCCGGGAAGCAGCACCAAGCCAGCCTCCCTCCTTCTCCACCATCCGCCGTCAGACCCGCTCCGACAAGCGAACAGACTCCCGGTGAAGGTTTTGAAAATGCTGACGGCACGCTCCGGACACATTTTGCACCCGGAGTATCTGCAGCCTTTACCCTCCACACCCGTCAGCCCTATTGAG CTCGATGCTAAGAAAAGTCCGCTGGCCCTCCTGGCGCAGACCTGCTCCCAGATCGGCAAACCGGACCCGCCGCCCTCCTCCAAACTCTCCTCCGTCACCTCCAACGGATCTACGGACAAGGATTCTAAATCCGGCCCTTTGAAGCTGAGCGACATCGGCGTGGATGACAAATCCAGCTTCAAGCCCTACTCCAAGCCGTCGGACAAGAAAGACTCCTCCAGCGGCGGAGCCGACAAGTCCGGTTTCCGAGTGCCGAGCGCCACCTGTCAGCCGTTCACGCCGCGCACAGGCAGCCCCAACTCCAGCACGTCCGCCTCCCCGATGCCGGCGGACGGCAAATGCGGGGAGCGAGACGACAACAAGAAGGAGTCGGACTGCGGGAAGCACTCGGACGGCTCGGGCACGTCCAGCCACAGCCGGATAAGTGTGAGTTGCGGTGGGATTAACGTGGAGGTGAACCAGCACCAGGAGACCACGCACGGCGCTAAGACCTCCACGTCTTCCTCCTCCTCGGACTCTCCCTCGGTTACGTCCGTGTCGTCGGCGTCGGTGCTGGGATCGGGACTGGTGGCGCCCGTGTCCCCGTACAAGCCGGGCCAGACCGTCTTCCCTCTGCCCCCGGCCGGCATGACGTACCCGGGCGGCTTGGCCGGGGCCTACGCGGGCTATCCGCAACACTTCATGCCGCACGGAGGCAGCCTGGTGAACGCGCTCGGGTGCAGCAAGGGCTCCAGCCCTCTGGCCGGGGCGTCTCCTCCCTCCATCATGTCGGCCAGCCTGTGCAGAGACCCTTACTGCCTCAGCTACCACTGCGCCAGCCACTTGGCGGGCGCGGCCGGTGGGTCTTGCGGCCACGACTCGgccgcggcggcggcggcggcgaacgCGCTCAAGTCCAGCTACCCGCTCATGTACCCCACGCACCCCATGCACGGAGTTCACACGTCGGCGCCGTCATTCAGCGGACACCCCTTATACCCATACGGCTTTATGCTCCCCAATGACCCCCTTCCTCATGTTTGCAACTGGGTGTCGGCAAACGGACCGTGCGACAAGCGCTTCTCCTCCTCGGAGGAGCTCCTGAACCACCTGAGGACTCACACCGCGTTCACCGGGGCAGAGAAGCTTATTTCCGGCTACCCGGGCTCGTCCTCCCTGGCCAGCGCGGCAGCCGCGGCCATGGCCTGTCACATGCACATGCCGCCGTCAGGAGGCCCGGGCAGCCCCGGGACTCTGGCCCTCAGGAGCCCGCACCACGCACTGGGACTCAGCACTCGCTACCACCCGTACTCCAAAAGCCCGCTGCCGACCCCCGGAGCCCCTGTCCCGGTCCCCGCTGCAACTGGGCCTTACTACTCCCCTTACGCACTGTACGGCCAGAGACTCACCACAGCATCGGCGCTTGGATACCAGTGa